The genomic interval CGGCGCCCCGGGCGTCCGGCGAGCGTGTAGAACACGTCGAACTCCACCGGCATGCGAAACGCGGAGCGCTTCTGATCGGCGCTCGGGACCATGTGACGGACGGATCGCCGCTGCTCGTGTCTCTTCTTGCGGCCTCCGAAAAGGAATGAAAACATCGCTCGTCAAGCCGTTAAAAACTGCAGGCCTCGCCTCCTGCTCGAACGTACCTCAACCTCGGTGCTAGAGCAACGCTTGATCGACGCGATCGGTCCCGACGCCGTGAAGACGGCCCCGGAAGATCTTGCCGTGTATGCCTTCGATGCGTACTCGGAGGGCCCGCCGCCGGCGGCAGTCGTACTGCCTGCATCGACGCGCGATGTGGCCGCGGTCGTGAAAATCGCGCGCGATTGCGGCGAGCCGATCGTCGCGCGCGGCGCCGGAACCGGTCTCTGCGGCGCGGCGGTCCCGACGCAGGGCGGCATCGTCGTTTCGTTCGCTCGAATGAACCGCGTACTCGAGATCGATGCACGCAATCGGCGCGCCCGCGTCCAACCCGGGCTCATCAATCTCGAACTCTCGAAACGGGTCGCCGCGAACGGGCTCTTTTACGCGCCCGATCCGTCGTCGCAAAAGATCTCGACGATCGGCGGAAATATCGGAACCAACGCCGGCGGCCCGCATTGCCTTTCGTACGGCACCACCGTCAACCACATTCTCGGTCTCGAGATTATCGACGATTCGGGCGAGGTGTTTACGACCTCGCTCGACGATCCCGGCTACGATCTCACCGGCACGCTCGTCGGGAGTGAAGGGACGCTCGGAATCGTCGGCTCCGCGTGGGTTCGTCTGCTGCGCGCTCCCGAGTCGACACGCGTTTGGCTCGCCGCATTCGGCGACGTCGAATCCGCCTCCGAAGCCGTTTCGGCGATCGTCGGCGCCGGCATCGTGCCGACGGCGCTCGAAATCATGGATGCCGTCATAACCCAAGCCGTCGAAACCGCCTTTCACGCCGGCTATCCCACCGACGCCGGCGCCGTACTCCTGATCGAAAACGCCGGCTTTGAAGACGACATGGCCTATGCGGAACGCGAGATCGAACGCATCGTAAAAAGCCACGGCGCAATCTCGTGGCGCAGCGCGCGTAACGCCGCCGAGCGCGAAGCGCTGTGGGCCGGCCGCAAAGGGGCGGCGGGCGCGGTCGGCCAGATCGCCCCCAATTACTACATTCAAGACGTCTGCGTGCCGCGCACGAAGCTCCCACAAGCGCTGCGCGCGGTAACGCACGCCGCCCGCAGCAACGGGATCGAAGTAGGCAACGTATTCCACGCCGGCGACGGAAACTTACACCCGCTGCTGATGTACGACAAACGCGACGCGCGCCAAGTCGGTGCGGTAATCGAGGCCGGAAACGAGATACTCGGAGCCGCGATCGACTTGGGCGGTACGATCAGCGGCGAGCACGGTATCGGTTTCGAAAAGCGCGAGACGCTCACGCGCGTCTTCACGACCGACGATCTCGCGACGATGGCGCGCGTTCGCGACGTCTTCGATCCACGCCGCATGCTCAACCCAGAGAAGATCTTTCCCAGCGGTGCGTCTTGCGCGGAGGTGCGATGACGCTCGAGCGCGTGGTGCCGGCGAGCGTTGCGGAACTTCGCGAAACGATTGCCGCCTGCGATCGGCGCGGCGCGGCCATCGTCGTGCAAGGCGGCAACACATTGCGCGGGATGGGGTTTCCGCCGACGCGCGCCGACGTTGAATTGGTAACGACCGGTCTCGACCGCGTCGTCGCGCACGAGGTTCGCGATCTCACGTGCGCCGTGCAGGCGGGAGTGACGATCGCGGCGCTGGGCGAGGCGCTAGCGGCGGCGGGCCAGTTCGTTCCGCTCGACGCGCCGGCGCGGCGCACGGCAACCGTCGGCGGAACGATGGCAGCGGGATGGCTTGGCCCGCGCCGACACCGCTACGGACGCGTTCGCGATTACGCGATCGGTTCGGAAGTCGTGCTCGCCGACGGCACGGTCGCGCACGCGGGCGGTATGGTCGTTAAAAACGTGACCGGCTACGACATGAGCAAGCTCTATATCGGCTCGTTTGGAACGCTCGGCGTTCTCACGCAGCTCAACTTCAAAACGCTGCCGCTTCCCGCGACGGCGCGCGTCGTGCTCGCTCGCCTTCCCGAAGGCTCTCGTACGCGGGCGATCGCCCATCTCACGAACCTTGCGATCGCGCCTGCGGCGTTGCTCTGCGTCGAAGGGTACCGCAAGGCGATCGATGGCGAGGACGGCGTCGACGGCCGCCTCTGCATCTTTTTCGAGGGTTCCGAAGCGCTCGTGGAGCGCGCGACCCGCGATCTGCGCTCGGCACTCGGTCGGGCCGGCGTACCGGAGGCAACCATCGTCGACGCGGGCGCGCGCGAGACGTTCCAACGCGCGCTCGATGCGACGATTGCCAACGTCGCCGAACGTTCGGTTACGTACCGATCCCTGGGCACACCCGAAAGCGCCGAAACCCGGTCGCTTGCGATGCGCGACCTGGCGAACCGGCACGAACTCTTTACCGACGTGCTGATCGATCCGCTCAACGGCGACGCCATCGTGCGCGTGAGCGAGCGCGACACGCTGGCGTTCGCCGCGCGCATCGAGCGCTTCGACGACGTCCTGCACGAGATCGTTCCAAACGCCGTGGTGATCGCCGGCGCCGCCCCGATGCGCGCCTCTCTGCGCGTGTGGGGCGAAGATCCGCCGGCGCTGGCACGGATGCGCGCGATCAAAACGCGATTCGATCCGCACAACACGCTCAATCCGGGCCGCTTTCTCGCGGGTCTGTAACGCCGATGCTCGATAGAGAGATCCGGTTCGCCATCGGCATGGTGGTGCGGCGCCCGGCCCGCTTGCGTTTCCTGCTCCAGGGCGGCCCGCTCGGCGCCCTCGATCTCCTGCATTTTTTGCGTCGCATCGTGCCGGTTGCGAAAGCCGAACTCGCTCGAATCGAACGAATAGCCGATCGCATTCCCGACGATCGGCTCCGGCACGAAGCCCTGCAGAGCATCGGCACGAAGGCCTATCACGTTGCGGGCGCCGCGATACTCGCAACGTTTTTGCCCCGCGGCGCCCGCGAGCATTACATCAAAATCGTAACGCCGCTCGAATCCATCTACGACTTCCTCGACAACCTGTGCGACCGCCATCCCGACGTGCCGATCGAAGCGTACCCGATCCTTCACCAAGCGCTCGCCGACGCGCTCGATCCCGAGGCGCCGCTGCACGAGTATTACGCGCGCGGCCCGCTCGGCGACGACGGCGACTATCTACGCTCGCTCGTCGAGCGCACGCGCTCCGCTCTCAAGCGATTGGAAGGACACCAACTGCTCCTTCCCTATTTTCGCGAGGCGGCAACGCTCTATACGGATCTGCAAACCTTCAAACACTACCCAAAAGAGCGGCGCGAGGACGCCTGCATCGCGTGGTACGAGCGTCAGGGCGGCCGCTTCGGGGATCTCTCCTGGTGGGAGTTCGCTAGCGCGGCGGGCTCTCAGTTCCAGGTGTACGCTCCGCTCTACGTCGCCTTCTGCAGCGACTTCCGTCAGCTCGACCGAACGTTTAACGCCTATTTTCCGGCCTTTTCGGCGCTTCACGTGTTGCTCGACTACTTTATCGATCAGCGCGAAGATCGCGAGCACGGCGAGTTGAATTTCGTGGCGTGTTACGAAGACTTCGCGACGTTCGCTCTCCGCGCGCAGTCGCTCGCCGGCCGCGCGCGAGAGCGATTCGCACGACTTACCCGCCCGCGCGCGCACGATTTCGCGCTTCGCATCATGTGTCTGTTCTATCTCACGCATCCGAAGGTTTTCGAGCAAGGGCTCGACGCACAGGCACAGACGCTCCTGGCGGCCCTCGCCGGCTAGCCCTCCGGCAAGATCGGTCGCCTTTCCCGCGAAGGCGCCAGCATGCGTATCGCATTGTTCGGGGCATCGGGGTTCGTCGGGCGTCATCTCGCGGGCGCGCTGCGCGCGCGCGGGGACGAGGTCCGCACTGGGTCGCTGCGCGACGCCGCGACGGCGGCGGCGCTAGCGGATGGCTGCGACGCGATCGTCAATCTCGCGGGCGAACCGATCGCGCAGAAGTGGAGCGATGAGGTCAAGCTGCGAATCGAGCGGAGCCGCACGGCGCTGCCCCATGCATTCCTCGACGCCGTCGCGACGGTGGCGCAGCGCCCCACGGCATACGTCTCGGCTTCGGCGGTCGGCTATTACGGAACGAGCGAAGAGCGCACGTTCACCGAAGTGAGTGGACCGGGCGACGACTTTCTGGCGCGCGTGTGCGTGGAATGGGAGCGAGAAGCCGAACGGGCTGCCGGTTTGGGCATGCGCGTCGCGCGGATTCGCACGGGGGTTGCGTTGGGGGCCGGAGGCGGCGTACTGGAGCGGCTCGTTCCACCGTTCAAAATGGGCGCCGGCGGTAAAGTCGGCAGCGGCCGTCAATGGTACTCGTGGATCCACGTCGCCGATCTGGTCGGCGTCTACCTGCTCGCGCTCGACGGCGGCGAGGGGGCGCTGAACGCAACGGCTCCCACTCCCGTGCGCAACGAAGAATTCACGCACGAACTCGGCAAGGCGCTGCACCGTCCAACGCTCTTTGCGATTCCCACGTTCGCGATTAAGAACATGCTCGGGGAAGGTGCGGTCGCGGTACTCGAAGGTCAGCGCGTTTTGCCCGAACGCGCGCAGGCAGCCGGCTATACATTCGCCTTTCCGACGATCGACGCGGCCTTTGCAGACATCTTCCGCTGACACGCAGCGCCTGCGCAGCGAGCGTCTCGACCTCGAGCCGGTGCGCGTGGCCCACGCGGACGAGGCGTGGCCGCATCTCGACGACGAGCGCATGTGGACGTACTTCCCGGCGTTGCGCCCGCCGACGCTCGAGCGGCTGCGCGAGATCTACGCGCGGCGCGAGCGAGGATACACGCACGCCGACGGCGCGCAGGTGTGGGGCAATTGGATCGCCCGCGAACGCGCCACCGGTCGGGTCGTCGGCGACGTGCAGGCCACGATCTATCCGCAGCGACGCGTCGCCTACATCGCCTACGGAATCTACGTCGAACACCAGCGTCGCGGTTTGGCGCTCGAGGCGGCTCGCGCGTTAATCGACCACCTGCATGACGCCCATGGCATCCGGCGGGTCTTCGCCGAGATGGATACGCGCAACGCGGCGTCGTATCGTCTGGCGGAATCGCTTGGCTTCGCGCGCATCGAGACGCGCGCGGCGATGGACCGCGGCAACGGCATCATCTCCGCCGAGTACGTCTACGAACTGCTGCTCGACTAAACGATTCGCGAGTTCGGTTTAGGCGACGACTTGCTCGACGGGAAACTCGAGCGCTTCGAGATACTTCTCCGCATCCATCGCCGCACGGCAGCCCGCGGCGGCCGCGGTGATCGCCTGCTTGTAACGGAGGTCGTTCACGTCGCCGGCTACGAACACGCCCTCGATGTTGGTCGAAACGCCGTCGTCCGATGCGATATACCCCATCGCATCGAGATCGAGCTGACCGTCGAAGATCGCGGTGTTGGGGTCGTGCCCGATCGCGATGAAGAGGGCGTCGGCATCGAACTCAAAGCGGCTGCCGTCGTTGAGGTTGTGCAGCTTGAGGGCGCGCAGCTGGCCGTCGCCGATCGCCTCTTCGACCGCCGTATCCCAAATGAAGTCGATCTTATCGTGCGAGCGCGCGCGGTCGGCCATGATCTTGCTCGCGCGCAGACTATTGCGGCGATGAATGACCGTGACGCGCCGGCCGAATCGCGTGAGGAAGAGCGCCTCCTCCATCGCGGAGTCGCCGCCGCCGACGACCACGATGTGTTTGTCGCGGAAGAACGCGCCGTCGCAGGTCGCGCACGTGGAGACGCCGCGGCCGCGCAAGTGCTCCTCGCCTTTTATACCGAGCCACCGGGCGTTCGCTCCGGTCGCCACGATCACGCTCTTCGCGTGATATTCGTCGTCGGACGTGCGGACGACGAGCGGCCGCCCGGCGAGATCGACGCTCGTGACGTCGACGTTTTCGATCCGCGCGCCGAAGTGCTCGGCCTGTTCGCGGAACTTGATCATCAGATCCGGCCCCAGAATGCCTTCGGGAAAGCCCGGGTAGTTCTCTACCTCGGTCGTGAGCATCAATTGGCCGCCGTACATCCCGCCGGCCAGCACGAGCGGCTTGAGGTTTGCCCGAGCGGCATAAATGGCGGCGGTCAAACCCGCCGGTCCCGATCCGATGATAATAACGCGTTCCATACCTGGCTTTTCGACCGCTCCCCCGCGCCCTCCGGTTGCGCCGGGGACCGGAAAGGTCGTAGGGTGAGGCATGGCTCTCGAAGACGAATTCGCGGATATTCTCAAAAAAGCGCTGCGCGGGACCGGCACGAGCGTAACGTCGCTCGCGCGGACGATCGCGATCCCGGCCGACGCGCTCCACGCATGGACGGCCGGAACGGACCGGCCAACCGACGAGCAGGCGCGCGCGGTGGCGGCTGCGCTGCACCTCGATCCCGGCAACCTTGCCGACGCCGCCGCCGAACGCTGGCATCCCGATCCAATCGCGCTTCCCGACGTCCGCCATCATCCGCAGCATCCGCACCCCAGTAACGGATACGTCTTCTTCGTCGACGGCGGGCGCCGCGCGGCGCTCGTCGATCCGGCCGGCGTGCCGGCGAACCTGCTGCGCGTCCTGCGCGATGGTCCCTATCATTTGGAGTACATCCTCGTAACGCACAAGCACGCCGACCACTGCGACGCGACGGCCGAGATTGCGGCAGCGTTCCCGCACGCGAAGATCGTGATGCATCGGGCCGACGCACACGCGATCGGCGAACTTGCCGGGCGCGCGCTACCGATCAAAGACGGCGAGGAGTTGCCGTTCGGCGACGGGGTCGCCGTGCGAATGCTGCATACGCCCGGTCATACCGACGGGTCGTCGTCGTTCGTTTTTCGCTCGACGGTCTTTACGGGCGACACGCTATTTGCGGGCAGCATCGGCGGCGCTTACGGCGACGCGAGTACGTATGCGGACATCTTAAAGAGCGTCCGCACGCGACTCTTCACGTTGCCCGACGAAACGGTCGTGATGCCGGGACACGGTCCGCCAACGCGAATCGGGTGGGAGCGAGCCCACAACCCGTTCTTTCCGAACGAATCCGCTTAGCGTTTGACGTCGAGCGTCGCCAGGCCGCCGGAATCGCTGCTCACGATGACGTGCGTCCGGTGCGGCGCGGCATCGTCGTCGCGGATGACCTGAAATTCGATCGTTCCGCTGCCCGCCGCCGAGAGCGGCAGCACCACGCGTGACGGCGAGCAAACGCGAGCCGTACAGAACGACGCGATCCATCCGGGCGCCAGACCCGACGCGTGCAGATGCATTACGGCGTTCGGCGCGCCGCGCACGCTCAAACGATATGCGACCGCATCGGGATTTGCAGCCGCCGGAACTTTTCCGTGCCACGGCGAGAGCGCGAGCAAATCCGCCTGCGAGGCGACCGCGACCGCGGTCGTGAGTACGAGCGCCCCAAACAACAACATGCGTACCATGCTCCTAGAACGCCCCAACCTCGCCCGCCGGATGCATTCACCCCTTGTCATGGTGAGCTTGTCGAACCGTGGGGGCTAGGTTCGGAGTTTGTAGCCGGCGACGGTCATGCGTAGGGCGATCGCCAGAGAGATGACCGATAGGACGGCGATCACGGTGAGCGAGAGCCAGAGCGGCAGATAACTTTGGCCCGTGTAGCTGAACCGGAACGCGTCGATCGTGTAGAACATCGGGTTGATGAGTTCGAAGTTGCGGATCATCGGCGGTAGGAGCTGCGCCGAAGTGAACGTTCCGCCCACGAAAACGAGCGGCGTGATCGCGAAGGTCGTGAGCACGGCGAGGTGATCGAACTTCTCCGCCATGAGGCCGAAGACGATCCCGAGGGTCGAGAAGAGCATCGAGACCACGATCATGACGGCGAAGTACAAGAACCAGTTGCTCGGCAGCGTATGCACGAGCATGAACCCGAGCACCATGATGATGTTCGCGATGATGAACGCGCGCGCGATGCTGCCGAGGATGTAGCCGAAGACCATCTCGTAGGCCGACATCGGCGCGATGAGCATCTCCTGAATCGAGTTCATGAAGCGCCCTTGGAAGACCGAGCTGCTGCACTCGCCGTACGACGAATCGATGACCTGCAGCATGATGAGTCCCGGAATCAGAAACTCGGCGTACGAAACGCCCTGCACGCTCTTGATACGGCTGCCCAACGCCAAACCGAAGACGAAAACGTAGAGCAGCGTCGTGATGATCGGCGGCCAGATCACCTGATTGATGATCTTGAGGCTGCGCACCATCTCGCGCTTCATGAGCGTCATCATCGCGACGCCGTTGAACCGGCTTACGGCGATCACGAACGCGTCAATTCCAAGAAAATATCCTGCAGATTCCCCTCGCGGCTCGCGAGCAGATCGCTGGTCGATTCCAGCGCCACGATGCGGCCCGCACGGATGATG from Candidatus Baltobacteraceae bacterium carries:
- a CDS encoding FAD-linked oxidase C-terminal domain-containing protein, yielding MLEQRLIDAIGPDAVKTAPEDLAVYAFDAYSEGPPPAAVVLPASTRDVAAVVKIARDCGEPIVARGAGTGLCGAAVPTQGGIVVSFARMNRVLEIDARNRRARVQPGLINLELSKRVAANGLFYAPDPSSQKISTIGGNIGTNAGGPHCLSYGTTVNHILGLEIIDDSGEVFTTSLDDPGYDLTGTLVGSEGTLGIVGSAWVRLLRAPESTRVWLAAFGDVESASEAVSAIVGAGIVPTALEIMDAVITQAVETAFHAGYPTDAGAVLLIENAGFEDDMAYAEREIERIVKSHGAISWRSARNAAEREALWAGRKGAAGAVGQIAPNYYIQDVCVPRTKLPQALRAVTHAARSNGIEVGNVFHAGDGNLHPLLMYDKRDARQVGAVIEAGNEILGAAIDLGGTISGEHGIGFEKRETLTRVFTTDDLATMARVRDVFDPRRMLNPEKIFPSGASCAEVR
- a CDS encoding FAD-binding oxidoreductase, with the protein product MTLERVVPASVAELRETIAACDRRGAAIVVQGGNTLRGMGFPPTRADVELVTTGLDRVVAHEVRDLTCAVQAGVTIAALGEALAAAGQFVPLDAPARRTATVGGTMAAGWLGPRRHRYGRVRDYAIGSEVVLADGTVAHAGGMVVKNVTGYDMSKLYIGSFGTLGVLTQLNFKTLPLPATARVVLARLPEGSRTRAIAHLTNLAIAPAALLCVEGYRKAIDGEDGVDGRLCIFFEGSEALVERATRDLRSALGRAGVPEATIVDAGARETFQRALDATIANVAERSVTYRSLGTPESAETRSLAMRDLANRHELFTDVLIDPLNGDAIVRVSERDTLAFAARIERFDDVLHEIVPNAVVIAGAAPMRASLRVWGEDPPALARMRAIKTRFDPHNTLNPGRFLAGL
- a CDS encoding DUF2600 family protein, whose amino-acid sequence is MLDREIRFAIGMVVRRPARLRFLLQGGPLGALDLLHFLRRIVPVAKAELARIERIADRIPDDRLRHEALQSIGTKAYHVAGAAILATFLPRGAREHYIKIVTPLESIYDFLDNLCDRHPDVPIEAYPILHQALADALDPEAPLHEYYARGPLGDDGDYLRSLVERTRSALKRLEGHQLLLPYFREAATLYTDLQTFKHYPKERREDACIAWYERQGGRFGDLSWWEFASAAGSQFQVYAPLYVAFCSDFRQLDRTFNAYFPAFSALHVLLDYFIDQREDREHGELNFVACYEDFATFALRAQSLAGRARERFARLTRPRAHDFALRIMCLFYLTHPKVFEQGLDAQAQTLLAALAG
- a CDS encoding TIGR01777 family oxidoreductase, with the translated sequence MRIALFGASGFVGRHLAGALRARGDEVRTGSLRDAATAAALADGCDAIVNLAGEPIAQKWSDEVKLRIERSRTALPHAFLDAVATVAQRPTAYVSASAVGYYGTSEERTFTEVSGPGDDFLARVCVEWEREAERAAGLGMRVARIRTGVALGAGGGVLERLVPPFKMGAGGKVGSGRQWYSWIHVADLVGVYLLALDGGEGALNATAPTPVRNEEFTHELGKALHRPTLFAIPTFAIKNMLGEGAVAVLEGQRVLPERAQAAGYTFAFPTIDAAFADIFR
- a CDS encoding GNAT family N-acetyltransferase — translated: MRSRYSKVSAFCPNARRQPAIHSPFRRSTRPLQTSSADTQRLRSERLDLEPVRVAHADEAWPHLDDERMWTYFPALRPPTLERLREIYARRERGYTHADGAQVWGNWIARERATGRVVGDVQATIYPQRRVAYIAYGIYVEHQRRGLALEAARALIDHLHDAHGIRRVFAEMDTRNAASYRLAESLGFARIETRAAMDRGNGIISAEYVYELLLD
- the trxB gene encoding thioredoxin-disulfide reductase, which encodes MERVIIIGSGPAGLTAAIYAARANLKPLVLAGGMYGGQLMLTTEVENYPGFPEGILGPDLMIKFREQAEHFGARIENVDVTSVDLAGRPLVVRTSDDEYHAKSVIVATGANARWLGIKGEEHLRGRGVSTCATCDGAFFRDKHIVVVGGGDSAMEEALFLTRFGRRVTVIHRRNSLRASKIMADRARSHDKIDFIWDTAVEEAIGDGQLRALKLHNLNDGSRFEFDADALFIAIGHDPNTAIFDGQLDLDAMGYIASDDGVSTNIEGVFVAGDVNDLRYKQAITAAAAGCRAAMDAEKYLEALEFPVEQVVA
- a CDS encoding MBL fold metallo-hydrolase; the protein is MALEDEFADILKKALRGTGTSVTSLARTIAIPADALHAWTAGTDRPTDEQARAVAAALHLDPGNLADAAAERWHPDPIALPDVRHHPQHPHPSNGYVFFVDGGRRAALVDPAGVPANLLRVLRDGPYHLEYILVTHKHADHCDATAEIAAAFPHAKIVMHRADAHAIGELAGRALPIKDGEELPFGDGVAVRMLHTPGHTDGSSSFVFRSTVFTGDTLFAGSIGGAYGDASTYADILKSVRTRLFTLPDETVVMPGHGPPTRIGWERAHNPFFPNESA
- a CDS encoding ABC transporter permease — protein: MIAVSRFNGVAMMTLMKREMVRSLKIINQVIWPPIITTLLYVFVFGLALGSRIKSVQGVSYAEFLIPGLIMLQVIDSSYGECSSSVFQGRFMNSIQEMLIAPMSAYEMVFGYILGSIARAFIIANIIMVLGFMLVHTLPSNWFLYFAVMIVVSMLFSTLGIVFGLMAEKFDHLAVLTTFAITPLVFVGGTFTSAQLLPPMIRNFELINPMFYTIDAFRFSYTGQSYLPLWLSLTVIAVLSVISLAIALRMTVAGYKLRT